From Moraxella sp. K1664, one genomic window encodes:
- a CDS encoding cyclophilin-like fold protein — MKRLWFLASLCLMACHAQAPNSPSTQEQSMNEPTTPKAQTVKLTINNQAFDVALEDNPTAQAFTELFPLQLSMQDHLGNEKFATLPKALPNNDKLVGQIHVGDVMLYQGDTLVIFYESFYSDYRYTRIGKVIQTDGLNQALGRDRVDVQINH, encoded by the coding sequence ATGAAACGATTATGGTTTTTGGCAAGTTTATGCTTAATGGCGTGTCATGCCCAAGCCCCAAACAGTCCGTCCACACAGGAGCAATCAATGAATGAACCTACCACCCCAAAGGCACAAACCGTCAAACTGACCATAAACAATCAAGCATTTGATGTGGCGTTAGAAGACAACCCAACCGCCCAAGCCTTTACTGAGTTATTTCCACTTCAATTATCCATGCAAGACCATTTGGGCAATGAAAAATTTGCCACCTTGCCAAAGGCATTGCCAAATAATGACAAGCTTGTGGGGCAAATTCATGTTGGCGATGTCATGCTGTATCAAGGCGATACGTTGGTGATTTTTTATGAAAGTTTTTATAGTGATTATCGCTATACTCGCATTGGCAAAGTTATCCAAACGGACGGATTAAATCAAGCATTGGGGCGTGATAGAGTTGATGTTCAAATCAACCACTAG
- a CDS encoding helix-turn-helix domain-containing protein: protein MTDFVPLSFDDETPYFNYTLSIINGKWKLLIIFVLAKYEVVRYNELRRLLGGTITFKMLSNTLKEMENDGLVNRKEYPQIPPKVEYSLTDKGLSLMPVVRAMCDWGGKNCSEHGDVVNVNG, encoded by the coding sequence ATGACCGATTTTGTTCCGCTTAGTTTTGATGATGAAACGCCTTATTTTAATTACACCTTGTCTATTATTAACGGCAAATGGAAATTGTTGATTATTTTTGTATTAGCAAAATATGAAGTGGTGCGATACAACGAATTACGGCGACTTTTGGGTGGTACGATTACCTTTAAAATGCTGTCAAACACCCTAAAAGAAATGGAAAATGACGGCTTGGTCAATCGCAAAGAATACCCGCAAATCCCGCCCAAAGTAGAATACAGCCTAACTGACAAGGGGTTGTCTTTAATGCCTGTGGTGCGTGCGATGTGTGATTGGGGTGGGAAGAATTGTTCGGAGCATGGCGATGTGGTAAATGTGAACGGCTAA
- a CDS encoding alpha/beta hydrolase, giving the protein MKIRTALLLTTLLGVNAMANPVPTSVSEITIPAQTIKLTQDWDKVFPKSDKVEHRKVAFKNRYGITLVGDLYIPKNAKDKLPAITVSGPFGAVKEQVSGLYAQTLAERGFVTLAFDGSYTGESSGLPRNVPSPEINTEDFSASVAFLANLDIVDSNKIGVLGVCGWGGFALNSAISDTRIKAVATSTMYDMTRVMANGYNDSVDKTARHTMRQELSHTRTQSSQQGYADLLPANNLRAEDFKADTPLFIKEYSDFYTTKRGFHPRAVNSNPNGSWASTGSIAFINMPILQYAQEMQTPALIVHGENAHSRYFSEDAFKALGSTNKELYIVPNATHVDLYDNQAGKIPFDKFEQFFKANLK; this is encoded by the coding sequence ATGAAAATCCGCACCGCTTTATTATTAACCACATTGTTAGGAGTAAATGCCATGGCAAATCCTGTCCCCACATCTGTCAGCGAAATTACCATACCCGCCCAAACCATAAAACTAACCCAAGATTGGGATAAAGTTTTTCCAAAATCGGACAAGGTGGAACATCGCAAAGTCGCCTTTAAAAACCGCTATGGAATTACCCTTGTGGGCGATTTATACATTCCTAAAAACGCCAAAGACAAACTGCCTGCCATTACCGTATCAGGACCTTTTGGGGCGGTCAAAGAACAGGTTTCAGGATTGTACGCCCAAACGCTTGCCGAGCGTGGTTTTGTTACGCTTGCCTTTGACGGTTCGTACACAGGCGAAAGCTCAGGACTACCCAGAAATGTGCCAAGCCCTGAGATTAACACCGAAGATTTTTCGGCAAGTGTGGCTTTTTTGGCAAATTTAGACATCGTAGATAGCAACAAAATTGGCGTGCTTGGCGTGTGTGGTTGGGGCGGATTTGCCTTAAATTCAGCGATTAGCGACACTCGCATTAAGGCGGTTGCCACCAGCACCATGTACGACATGACCCGTGTCATGGCAAACGGCTATAACGACAGCGTGGACAAAACCGCCCGCCATACGATGAGACAGGAGCTAAGCCACACTCGTACCCAGTCATCACAACAGGGCTATGCCGATTTGTTGCCAGCGAATAATCTAAGAGCCGAAGATTTTAAAGCAGATACGCCATTGTTTATCAAAGAGTATTCTGACTTTTATACCACCAAACGGGGCTTTCACCCACGAGCGGTCAATTCTAATCCCAACGGCTCATGGGCAAGTACAGGCAGTATCGCTTTTATCAATATGCCGATTTTGCAGTACGCCCAAGAAATGCAAACCCCAGCCCTTATCGTGCATGGCGAAAATGCCCACAGTCGCTATTTTAGCGAAGACGCTTTTAAAGCATTAGGCAGCACCAACAAAGAGCTGTATATCGTACCAAACGCCACGCATGTGGATTTGTATGACAATCAGGCAGGTAAAATTCCCTTTGATAAATTTGAGCAGTTTTTTAAAGCCAATTTAAAATAA
- a CDS encoding HD domain-containing protein — protein sequence MTLQQYLHANIFNQTIYQHLQNDFDHWYELLCQKIAFHFDSHLHGINHCGRVLLYALILADKLGLDDKSKTILCHTAVFHDSERFDDGYDIGHGKRGADDYKDYCQKYELPFYIESYWASYYHDLPDDIGMNEIPKQSDNNKNALFLYRLFKDADALDRYRLGLDALDKKFLRINESKQLAEFGKQLVLATEDDVPNSVSELKGLLNV from the coding sequence ATGACATTACAGCAATATTTACACGCCAATATTTTTAATCAAACAATTTATCAGCACCTGCAAAATGATTTTGACCATTGGTATGAATTGTTATGCCAAAAAATAGCATTTCATTTTGACAGTCATTTACACGGTATCAATCATTGTGGGCGAGTACTGTTATATGCCTTGATATTAGCAGATAAATTAGGGCTTGATGATAAAAGCAAAACCATACTTTGTCATACCGCCGTATTTCACGACAGCGAACGATTTGATGACGGTTATGATATCGGTCATGGCAAACGTGGGGCAGATGATTATAAAGATTATTGTCAAAAATATGAATTGCCTTTTTATATAGAAAGTTATTGGGCAAGTTATTATCATGACCTGCCTGATGATATTGGCATGAATGAAATTCCCAAACAGTCTGATAATAATAAAAACGCCCTATTTTTATATCGCTTATTTAAAGACGCAGACGCACTAGACCGTTATCGGCTGGGTTTGGACGCTTTGGATAAGAAGTTTTTAAGAATTAATGAAAGTAAACAATTGGCAGAATTTGGTAAACAGCTCGTGCTTGCAACCGAAGATGATGTGCCAAATTCTGTAAGCGAGTTAAAGGGGCTATTAAATGTCTAG
- a CDS encoding helix-turn-helix domain-containing protein yields MAKYTTDFKLSVIGYYLNHHGYKQTAKHFNLNHTTVELWVKLYQAHGIDGIKRRHTKAVYDTDFKLNAVQAIQQGKSLTQLAIELNLPQPSLLSTWLKSYQAFGIMGLIPKPKGKKAMSNKHNANKTKSTWKTKQDHEKSVDDLLDELAYLRAENDYLKKLDALIRQKEQSVQTKNKS; encoded by the coding sequence ATGGCAAAATACACAACCGACTTTAAACTGTCTGTGATTGGGTATTATCTTAATCATCATGGCTACAAACAAACCGCCAAACACTTTAATCTAAACCACACAACCGTAGAGCTATGGGTTAAACTCTATCAAGCACATGGCATTGATGGCATAAAAAGACGACACACAAAGGCTGTCTATGACACAGATTTTAAGCTTAATGCCGTTCAAGCCATACAACAGGGCAAATCGCTTACACAACTTGCCATAGAGCTTAATCTGCCACAACCTTCTTTACTGTCAACTTGGTTAAAGTCCTACCAAGCCTTTGGTATAATGGGACTAATACCCAAACCCAAAGGCAAAAAAGCAATGTCAAACAAACACAACGCTAATAAAACCAAATCAACTTGGAAAACCAAACAAGACCACGAAAAAAGTGTGGATGATTTGCTTGATGAACTTGCCTATCTTAGAGCAGAGAATGACTATCTAAAAAAGCTAGATGCCTTAATTCGTCAAAAGGAACAATCAGTACAAACAAAGAACAAGTCCTGA
- a CDS encoding Sir2 family NAD-dependent protein deacetylase, with protein sequence MNELQHALDKIHSADTLIIGASNGLSISEGIHIFGSNQDFYDHFGDFAQKFGFNNIIRGCFYPFRQPENYWAYFARLYHYMNIKRPVTMVMNDLYQLVQDKNYFVVTSNFDNHFRLAGFDENRLFEIEGVGKDLECQTCQSVFDGTDILTQLAQIENGAIATSDIPKCQECSGELKIHVQLDEHFVFDKTWQQKRHAYQDILAQGKHGNTVLLELGVSIRNQLIKQPFMQYTYQNPNAFYISINKGELWIPDEIANRSVGVNGDLASVIHDWATR encoded by the coding sequence ATGAATGAATTACAGCACGCCTTAGACAAAATCCACTCTGCCGACACGCTCATCATCGGGGCAAGTAACGGCTTATCCATTAGTGAAGGCATTCATATTTTTGGCTCAAACCAAGATTTTTATGACCATTTTGGCGACTTTGCCCAAAAGTTTGGCTTTAATAACATCATTCGGGGCTGTTTTTATCCTTTCAGGCAGCCTGAAAATTATTGGGCGTATTTTGCCAGACTTTATCATTATATGAACATCAAACGCCCCGTTACTATGGTGATGAATGATTTGTATCAGCTTGTCCAAGATAAAAATTATTTTGTTGTTACCAGTAATTTTGACAACCATTTTCGCCTAGCAGGTTTTGATGAAAATCGCTTGTTTGAAATTGAAGGCGTAGGCAAAGATTTAGAATGCCAAACCTGCCAAAGCGTATTTGACGGCACGGATATTTTGACCCAGTTGGCACAAATCGAAAATGGGGCAATTGCCACATCAGACATTCCCAAATGCCAAGAATGCAGTGGTGAATTAAAAATCCACGTTCAGCTTGATGAGCATTTTGTTTTTGATAAAACATGGCAACAAAAAAGACACGCCTATCAAGACATATTGGCACAGGGCAAACATGGCAATACGGTTTTATTGGAATTGGGCGTGAGCATAAGAAATCAGCTCATCAAACAACCTTTTATGCAATACACCTACCAAAATCCCAATGCCTTTTATATCAGCATCAATAAAGGCGAGCTGTGGATACCCGATGAAATCGCAAATCGGTCGGTGGGGGTTAATGGCGATTTGGCAAGTGTTATTCACGATTGGGCAACAAGATGA
- a CDS encoding LLM class flavin-dependent oxidoreductase: MKLSALSLVPVRQGQTHKQAIETMLREARLADELGFERYWIAEHHNIKAYASTATQILVGQILHHTDRIKAGAGGVMLPNHAPLLVAEQYGTLATLYPNRVEIGVGRARGADPMTARALRRQATNHEQDVADLQGYFGAEQPHGVNAIPAMNTQVPLYVLGSSTTSAYFAAERGLPYVFASHFMPMEQQQAIAIYRQNFKPSKHCSKPYVIICWNIAVAETDEEAHYNNSTLIQLFLNEQRGINIPIQPPVAQIDYYSASEERSIAMQTAGIFIGSKQTVAKQYTKFRQEFAGVDEIMCTGYIWDEDKMHQSYRLFKEIVDEYELING; this comes from the coding sequence ATGAAATTATCCGCACTTAGCCTTGTGCCAGTCCGTCAAGGACAAACGCATAAACAAGCCATTGAGACCATGCTCCGTGAAGCTCGCCTTGCCGATGAGCTTGGGTTTGAGCGGTATTGGATTGCCGAACATCACAACATCAAAGCCTATGCCAGCACCGCCACGCAGATTTTGGTGGGGCAGATTTTGCACCATACCGACCGCATTAAGGCAGGGGCAGGCGGGGTAATGCTACCCAATCACGCCCCGCTACTTGTGGCAGAGCAATACGGCACGCTGGCAACCTTGTATCCTAACCGTGTGGAGATTGGGGTGGGGCGAGCAAGGGGAGCTGACCCCATGACCGCCCGAGCTTTACGCAGGCAGGCGACCAACCATGAGCAAGACGTTGCCGATTTGCAAGGCTATTTTGGGGCGGAACAGCCCCATGGGGTCAATGCCATACCTGCGATGAATACCCAAGTTCCACTTTATGTGTTGGGGTCAAGCACGACAAGTGCCTATTTTGCCGCCGAGCGTGGCTTGCCTTATGTGTTTGCGTCCCATTTTATGCCCATGGAGCAACAGCAGGCGATTGCCATTTATCGCCAAAATTTCAAGCCGTCTAAGCATTGCTCCAAGCCTTATGTGATTATCTGCTGGAACATTGCCGTTGCCGAGACGGACGAAGAAGCCCATTATAACAACAGCACGCTGATTCAACTGTTTTTAAATGAACAACGTGGCATTAACATTCCCATTCAGCCCCCTGTGGCACAGATTGACTATTATTCGGCAAGCGAAGAGCGTTCTATTGCCATGCAAACGGCAGGGATTTTTATTGGTAGCAAACAGACCGTTGCCAAACAATACACCAAGTTTCGCCAAGAATTTGCAGGCGTGGACGAAATCATGTGTACGGGCTATATTTGGGACGAAGACAAAATGCACCAGTCGTATCGTTTATTTAAAGAGATTGTTGATGAGTATGAATTGATAAATGGGTAA
- a CDS encoding LysR family transcriptional regulator produces the protein MRQKIQKENYNDLYAFYMVACEKNFSKASAKLGISAPALSKTIRLLENRLGLQLFNRTTRTVALTQAGEQLFATAQKSFASIDSELDRLAHYRDTPTGTVKITAGLQVIIDIFIPRLAHFNHQYPEIVLEFHAENQFVDIITQGFDAGVRLGDDVDEMMIATKISEPLKMCVVGSPALFEKHGFVKAISELGHFPSVGYVMSTGKLYEWEFSEHGETVKITPPANIVCDDDNAIKTACLHGLGLAYLPESLVKNELATGELIAVLQAFCPSLPALYLYYPHRKVSPALRAVIECLRI, from the coding sequence ATGCGTCAAAAAATCCAAAAAGAAAACTACAACGACTTATATGCCTTCTATATGGTCGCTTGTGAGAAAAATTTTAGTAAAGCGTCCGCCAAATTGGGCATTTCCGCTCCTGCTTTATCCAAAACCATTCGTCTTTTGGAAAATCGCTTGGGACTGCAACTTTTTAACCGCACCACTCGCACGGTTGCCCTAACCCAAGCAGGCGAACAGCTTTTTGCCACCGCCCAAAAGAGCTTTGCCAGCATTGACAGCGAGCTTGACCGCCTTGCCCATTACCGAGACACCCCAACAGGCACGGTCAAAATCACAGCAGGACTGCAAGTCATCATCGACATCTTCATCCCACGCCTTGCTCATTTTAATCATCAATATCCTGAGATTGTGCTTGAATTTCATGCCGAAAATCAGTTTGTGGACATCATCACACAAGGCTTTGATGCTGGCGTGCGGTTGGGTGATGATGTTGATGAAATGATGATAGCCACCAAAATCAGCGAGCCATTAAAAATGTGCGTGGTCGGCTCACCTGCCTTGTTTGAAAAACATGGATTTGTCAAAGCCATTAGCGAATTGGGACATTTTCCAAGTGTGGGCTATGTGATGAGTACGGGCAAATTGTACGAATGGGAATTTAGTGAGCATGGCGAAACGGTCAAAATCACACCGCCTGCCAACATTGTCTGTGATGATGACAACGCCATAAAAACCGCCTGCCTGCATGGGCTGGGCTTGGCGTATCTGCCAGAGAGTTTGGTAAAAAATGAGTTGGCGACAGGGGAGCTGATTGCGGTATTGCAAGCGTTTTGTCCGTCCTTGCCTGCTCTTTATTTGTATTATCCGCACCGCAAAGTCTCGCCTGCCTTGCGTGCGGTGATTGAATGTTTGAGAATATAA
- a CDS encoding isochorismatase family protein, with protein MKTALLVIDVQNEYFGSANGKFDQFNVDAIASDIAKHAQSVSDNGTLVIGVQHIMAEDYPLFAKGSHGAELHSSVADILADKPLVQKAHADSFLNTGLLDILKEHGIEQVDVCGIMTQNCVTHTALSPLAKGYKIRVLSSLCTAPSELIHQIALGALADRDWIEVV; from the coding sequence ATGAAAACCGCCCTATTAGTCATTGACGTACAAAACGAATATTTTGGCTCGGCAAATGGTAAATTTGACCAGTTCAACGTAGACGCTATCGCAAGCGACATCGCCAAACACGCCCAAAGCGTATCCGATAACGGCACGCTTGTCATTGGCGTTCAGCACATCATGGCGGAAGATTATCCGCTATTTGCCAAAGGCTCGCACGGAGCAGAACTGCATTCATCGGTAGCAGACATTTTGGCGGACAAACCGCTTGTACAAAAAGCCCACGCCGACAGTTTTTTAAACACGGGTTTGCTTGATATTCTAAAAGAACACGGCATTGAGCAGGTGGACGTATGCGGTATCATGACCCAAAACTGCGTAACCCACACCGCCTTATCGCCCCTTGCCAAGGGCTATAAAATCCGTGTCTTATCAAGCCTTTGCACCGCACCGAGTGAGCTTATCCACCAAATCGCACTGGGGGCATTAGCCGACCGTGATTGGATTGAAGTGGTTTAA
- a CDS encoding NAD(P)-dependent alcohol dehydrogenase — protein MTYPTQSYAAFSPTTPLASHSFERRELRADDVLIDIMYCGVCHSDLHTARNDWGFTHTYPIVVGHEIIGRIAKVGDNAHKFKVGDLVGVGCMVDSCRTCSPCSHGLEQYCEHGNTGTYGSLDRHDGTLTQGGYSTSIVVSEDFVLKVSENLDTQAVAPLLCAGITTYSPLRYWKVGKGTKVGVVGLGGLGHMAVKLAHAMGADVTLFTRSLGKSDDAYHLGASRVVLSTDENQMKEVASTFDVIIDTVPYTHDLKPYVPTLALDGTLVLVGLVGELEQTINTVPMIMGRRSISASVIGGIAETQEMLDFCAEHNIVPDVEMINMQDINTAYERMQKSDVKYRFVIDMGSLRG, from the coding sequence ATGACCTATCCCACCCAATCCTACGCCGCATTTAGCCCAACCACACCACTTGCCTCACACAGTTTTGAACGCCGTGAACTGCGTGCAGACGATGTGCTGATTGACATTATGTACTGTGGCGTGTGCCATAGCGATTTGCACACCGCCCGTAACGACTGGGGCTTTACCCACACTTATCCGATTGTGGTCGGACACGAAATCATCGGACGCATTGCCAAAGTCGGCGACAACGCCCATAAATTTAAAGTTGGTGATTTGGTGGGTGTGGGCTGTATGGTGGATTCTTGCCGTACCTGCTCGCCCTGTTCGCACGGTTTGGAGCAGTACTGCGAACACGGCAACACAGGCACTTACGGCAGTCTTGACCGCCATGACGGCACGCTGACCCAAGGCGGTTACAGCACGTCTATCGTGGTGAGCGAAGATTTTGTGTTAAAAGTATCCGAAAATCTGGACACCCAAGCGGTCGCCCCGCTACTGTGTGCAGGCATTACCACCTACTCGCCCCTGCGTTATTGGAAAGTTGGCAAAGGCACCAAAGTGGGCGTGGTCGGACTGGGTGGACTTGGGCATATGGCGGTCAAACTTGCCCATGCTATGGGGGCGGACGTTACGCTCTTTACCCGCTCGCTTGGCAAATCCGATGACGCTTACCACTTGGGGGCGAGCCGTGTGGTGCTATCCACCGATGAAAATCAGATGAAGGAAGTCGCCAGCACCTTTGATGTCATCATTGACACCGTGCCATACACCCACGATTTAAAGCCTTATGTACCGACACTTGCCTTGGACGGTACGCTGGTGCTGGTCGGTTTGGTGGGCGAGCTGGAACAAACCATTAATACCGTGCCGATGATTATGGGTCGCCGTAGCATTTCTGCGTCTGTGATTGGCGGAATTGCCGAGACCCAAGAAATGCTGGATTTTTGTGCCGAGCATAATATCGTGCCAGATGTGGAAATGATAAATATGCAGGACATTAACACCGCCTATGAGCGTATGCAAAAAAGCGATGTGAAATATCGCTTTGTGATTGATATGGGGAGTTTGAGGGGGTAA
- a CDS encoding IS3 family transposase → MQELRHKHKLADLLAVSNLPRSVFYYHIRQSTKPDKDLDLKEHINHIYHQHKGRYGYRRITSELNNQLAQKGMVINHKRVQRLMAKLGLKALVRRQRKFNTYKGTMGKDTIQDNILKRDFKADKPNQKWATDITEFKVQDKANDGSVIQRKLYLSPIIDLFNGEIVSYTMKDRPTYELDKEMLNDALSKLSQEKMDDKPIIHSDQGWHYQMHQYQQTLKEQGLTQSMSRKGNCLDNAVIESFFGTLKQEIFYETTTFTSTDELKQVIDEYIHYYNHDRIKSKLKGLSPVKYRNLVQLGLIQPLATT, encoded by the coding sequence ATCCAAGAATTAAGGCATAAGCACAAACTTGCTGACTTATTGGCAGTGTCAAACTTGCCAAGAAGTGTGTTTTATTACCACATTCGTCAAAGTACAAAGCCTGACAAAGACCTTGACTTAAAAGAACACATTAACCACATCTACCACCAACACAAGGGCAGGTATGGTTATCGTAGAATCACATCAGAGCTTAACAATCAGCTTGCCCAAAAAGGCATGGTCATTAATCATAAACGAGTGCAACGACTGATGGCTAAACTTGGACTCAAAGCATTGGTTCGTCGTCAACGTAAGTTTAATACTTACAAAGGCACAATGGGCAAAGATACCATTCAGGACAATATACTCAAAAGAGACTTTAAAGCAGACAAACCCAATCAAAAGTGGGCAACAGACATCACAGAGTTTAAAGTACAAGACAAGGCAAATGATGGCAGTGTCATTCAAAGAAAACTCTACCTATCGCCCATCATCGACTTGTTTAATGGTGAGATTGTCAGTTATACGATGAAGGACAGACCAACGTATGAGTTGGACAAAGAGATGTTAAATGATGCCCTATCCAAGCTAAGCCAAGAAAAGATGGATGACAAACCCATCATTCATTCAGACCAAGGCTGGCACTATCAAATGCACCAGTATCAACAAACCCTAAAAGAACAAGGCTTAACCCAAAGCATGTCAAGAAAAGGCAATTGTTTGGATAATGCTGTGATAGAGAGCTTCTTTGGTACGCTAAAACAAGAGATATTTTATGAGACAACCACATTTACATCAACAGATGAACTTAAACAAGTGATTGATGAGTACATACACTACTACAATCATGATAGAATAAAGAGCAAATTAAAAGGACTAAGTCCTGTTAAGTACAGAAACTTAGTCCAATTAGGGTTAATACAACCACTTGCAACAACCTAA
- a CDS encoding helix-turn-helix domain-containing protein, with product MHTPPKLTLYAQNGCNDFVFNLPFSLFQAQVDGKALFEFSVCSDSGRAIMTEFGVKIAVQGNLSLMDSADIIVIAGWVGDMPSRVFVEKLQSAHQNGKKIIGLCYGTFGLGYAGILSGRTVVTHWAGEWAFREQFADIALDGNRLYVDDGNILTSAGASAGLDCCLYFIRTLYGVSVANHLARVYVSAPHREGGQAQFVQMPVTSHTKDDKINELLDFLSKNLADTHRLDELADRVHLSKRSFNRHFKNATNMTLSEWLTAKRLAYAQECLETSNDNMERIAQKAGFGTASNLRMQFKDKFGVSPQAWRRSFGGG from the coding sequence ATGCACACCCCACCCAAACTCACCCTATACGCCCAAAACGGCTGTAACGATTTTGTCTTTAATTTGCCATTTTCGCTGTTTCAAGCTCAAGTGGACGGCAAGGCGTTGTTTGAATTTAGCGTATGTAGCGATAGCGGTCGTGCGATTATGACCGAATTTGGGGTAAAGATTGCCGTGCAGGGCAATTTATCGCTTATGGATAGTGCCGACATCATCGTGATTGCAGGGTGGGTGGGCGATATGCCAAGCAGGGTATTTGTGGAAAAACTGCAATCGGCTCACCAAAACGGCAAAAAAATCATCGGCTTATGCTATGGCACGTTTGGGCTAGGCTATGCGGGCATATTATCAGGTCGTACGGTGGTTACGCATTGGGCAGGCGAGTGGGCATTTCGTGAGCAGTTTGCCGACATTGCCCTAGATGGCAATCGCCTGTATGTGGATGACGGCAACATTTTGACGTCGGCAGGGGCATCAGCTGGGCTGGACTGCTGTTTGTATTTTATCCGTACGCTGTATGGCGTGAGTGTGGCGAACCATTTGGCACGGGTCTATGTGTCCGCTCCACACCGTGAAGGCGGTCAGGCTCAGTTTGTGCAAATGCCTGTAACGAGCCACACCAAAGATGATAAGATTAACGAGCTCCTTGATTTTTTGAGTAAAAATCTGGCTGATACGCACCGATTGGACGAGTTGGCGGATAGGGTGCATTTGTCCAAACGAAGTTTTAACCGTCATTTTAAAAACGCCACTAACATGACCTTATCGGAGTGGCTCACCGCCAAACGCCTAGCTTATGCCCAAGAATGCCTAGAAACAAGCAATGATAATATGGAGCGTATCGCCCAAAAGGCAGGTTTTGGTACGGCGAGTAATTTGCGTATGCAGTTTAAGGATAAATTTGGCGTGTCCCCGCAAGCGTGGCGGAGAAGTTTTGGGGGTGGGTAG
- a CDS encoding cyclophilin-like fold protein — protein sequence MFKSTTSQSLHPKHPKSHSAQAGDLTYYAPWGNLAIFTGNFGSASGLVYFGRIDKGLDEFTALPDNAIVTIKVCDEMNSGINHFY from the coding sequence ATGTTCAAATCAACCACTAGCCAATCACTCCACCCAAAACACCCCAAAAGCCACTCTGCCCAAGCAGGCGACTTGACCTACTACGCCCCTTGGGGCAATTTAGCCATATTTACGGGCAATTTTGGCAGTGCATCAGGGTTGGTTTATTTTGGGAGAATTGATAAGGGTTTGGATGAATTTACCGCATTGCCTGATAACGCCATAGTAACCATTAAGGTTTGTGATGAGATGAATAGCGGGATAAATCATTTTTACTGA